In Mesorhizobium sp., one DNA window encodes the following:
- a CDS encoding IclR family transcriptional regulator encodes MTGSKTADDRYRAPALDKGLDILEYLSGQPNGLTRAEIVKAIGRSQSEIYRMLERLVARDYVSRSVEGDRYALTMKLFVLGSQHPPIRRLVARVQPLMDLFTQRTQQSLHLVMPDRGAAVVAAQASGPANWEFRLRTGARLDLLTTSSGQTLLAFQSPDRRRETLAISGGDGKAEQLVALEKTLEEIRSKGYRAGASLQLAGVSDLSVPIFGPSDDAIAVLTCPYLQRVDTTTADEQTTLDELRRLAEGASIS; translated from the coding sequence ATGACCGGATCGAAGACCGCGGACGACAGGTATAGGGCGCCGGCCCTGGACAAGGGGCTCGACATTCTCGAATACCTCTCCGGCCAGCCGAACGGGCTGACACGGGCCGAGATCGTCAAGGCGATCGGACGTAGCCAGAGCGAGATCTACCGGATGCTGGAAAGATTGGTCGCGCGCGACTATGTCAGCCGCTCCGTGGAGGGCGACCGCTACGCGCTCACCATGAAGCTGTTCGTGCTCGGCAGTCAGCATCCACCGATCCGCCGCCTGGTCGCACGAGTGCAGCCGCTGATGGACCTGTTCACCCAGAGGACGCAGCAGTCGTTGCATCTCGTCATGCCGGATCGCGGGGCCGCCGTGGTTGCGGCCCAGGCCAGCGGCCCCGCCAACTGGGAGTTCCGCTTGCGCACCGGCGCCCGGCTCGACCTTCTGACCACGAGTTCCGGCCAGACGCTGCTGGCGTTCCAGAGCCCGGATCGGCGGCGCGAGACGCTGGCGATCTCGGGTGGAGACGGCAAGGCCGAGCAACTTGTTGCCCTGGAGAAGACGCTCGAGGAAATCAGGTCGAAAGGCTACCGCGCCGGCGCCAGCCTGCAGCTTGCCGGCGTGAGCGACCTTTCGGTTCCGATCTTCGGGCCGTCGGACGATGCCATTGCTGTCCTGACATGTCCCTATCTCCAGCGGGTCGATACCACGACCGCCGACGAGCAAACCACTCTGGACGAGCTTCGGCGTCTGGCGGAAGGCGCCTCGATCAGCTGA
- a CDS encoding ABC transporter substrate-binding protein produces MITRRTIIGALSAVAMLGVSLPAMAQDMYIPLISKGFQHQFWQAVKAGADKAAAEFGVQVTFEGPDTEAQVDRQIDMLAAALAKNPAAIGFAALDSQAAIPLLQQAKERNIPVIAFDSGVDSDIPVATASTDNVAAAALAADKMAELIGGEGKIALVVHDQTSRTGIDRRDGFVNRMKEAYPKIEIVDVQYGAGDHLQSTEITKSILLAHADLKGIFGANEGSAIGVMNGAKELGRTIVIIGYDSGVQQKQAIRDGVMAGAITQNPVGIGYETVKAAVAAAKGQTVEKSIDTGFYWYDKSNIDSPEIAAVLYD; encoded by the coding sequence ATGATTACCAGACGTACAATCATCGGCGCGCTCAGTGCCGTCGCCATGCTCGGCGTATCGCTGCCCGCGATGGCGCAGGACATGTATATCCCGCTCATCTCGAAAGGCTTCCAGCATCAGTTCTGGCAGGCCGTGAAAGCCGGCGCCGACAAGGCGGCGGCAGAATTCGGTGTCCAGGTCACGTTCGAGGGACCGGATACGGAAGCCCAGGTCGACCGTCAGATCGACATGCTTGCCGCAGCACTTGCCAAGAACCCCGCGGCGATCGGCTTTGCCGCACTCGACAGCCAGGCAGCGATCCCCCTGCTTCAGCAGGCCAAGGAACGCAACATTCCCGTCATTGCCTTCGACTCCGGCGTCGATTCCGACATTCCGGTTGCCACTGCCTCGACGGACAACGTCGCCGCCGCGGCGCTCGCAGCCGACAAGATGGCCGAACTGATCGGCGGCGAGGGCAAGATCGCGCTCGTCGTGCATGATCAGACCAGCCGCACCGGCATCGATCGCCGCGACGGCTTCGTCAACCGCATGAAGGAAGCCTATCCGAAGATCGAGATCGTCGACGTCCAGTACGGTGCCGGCGACCACCTCCAGTCGACGGAAATCACCAAGTCGATCCTGCTCGCCCATGCCGACCTCAAGGGCATCTTCGGGGCAAATGAAGGCTCGGCGATCGGTGTCATGAACGGTGCCAAGGAACTCGGCCGGACCATCGTCATCATCGGCTACGATTCGGGCGTCCAGCAGAAGCAGGCGATCCGCGATGGCGTGATGGCCGGCGCCATCACCCAGAACCCGGTGGGGATCGGCTACGAGACGGTCAAGGCCGCGGTCGCCGCCGCCAAGGGCCAGACGGTCGAGAAGAGCATCGATACCGGCTTCTACTGGTACGACAAGTCGAACATCGACTCGCCGGAGATCGCAGCGGTCCTCTACGACTGA
- a CDS encoding fumarylacetoacetate hydrolase family protein, producing MKLLRYGNPGREKPGLLDADGCVRDLSGHVNDIAGTALTPEGLERLRAIDPASLPLVAGEPQKDLRLGPCVGAVGKFICIGLNYADHAAETNAPIPTEPIVFSKWTSAIVGPDDDVEIPRGSVKTDWEVELGVVIGKPGRYIDEATAMDHVAGYCVINDVSEREYQLERGGQWDKGKGNDTFGPLGPWLVTADEIPDPQNLRLWLDVDEKRYQDGSTRTMVFTVRQIVSYLSRFMSLQSGDVISTGTPPGVGLGQKPPVFLKPGQVMSLGIEGLGSQRQRVVDAS from the coding sequence ATGAAACTCCTCCGCTACGGCAATCCCGGTCGGGAAAAGCCGGGTCTTCTCGATGCCGACGGCTGCGTGCGCGACCTGTCCGGTCATGTGAACGACATTGCCGGAACGGCGTTGACGCCCGAGGGTCTGGAGAGACTGCGGGCGATCGATCCCGCCTCGCTGCCGCTCGTTGCCGGCGAGCCCCAGAAGGATCTGCGGCTCGGGCCGTGCGTCGGCGCGGTCGGCAAGTTCATCTGCATCGGGCTCAACTATGCCGACCACGCCGCGGAGACGAACGCGCCGATCCCGACGGAACCCATTGTCTTCTCGAAATGGACGAGCGCCATCGTCGGTCCCGACGACGATGTCGAGATCCCGCGCGGATCGGTGAAAACCGACTGGGAAGTGGAGCTCGGCGTGGTGATCGGCAAGCCCGGCCGCTACATCGACGAGGCAACGGCGATGGACCATGTCGCGGGCTACTGCGTCATCAACGACGTCTCGGAGCGCGAATACCAGCTCGAGCGCGGCGGCCAGTGGGACAAGGGCAAGGGCAATGACACGTTCGGCCCGCTCGGCCCCTGGCTGGTGACCGCCGACGAGATTCCCGATCCGCAGAACCTGCGGCTCTGGCTCGACGTCGACGAAAAGCGCTACCAGGACGGCTCGACCAGGACCATGGTCTTCACCGTCCGCCAGATCGTCAGCTATCTCAGCCGTTTCATGAGCCTGCAATCCGGCGACGTGATCTCGACCGGGACCCCGCCCGGCGTCGGTCTCGGCCAGAAGCCGCCGGTCTTCCTCAAGCCCGGTCAGGTCATGAGCCTCGGCATCGAGGGACTGGGATCGCAGCGCCAGCGCGTCGTCGACGCCTCCTGA
- a CDS encoding L-fuconate dehydratase produces the protein MTRIVDMQVLDLRFPTSQHLDGSDAMNPDPDYSAAYLILKTDGPHEGHGLTFTIGRGNEICCAAIRAMRHLVVGLDMAWVAADMGRFWRHVTSDSQLRWIGPDKGAIHLATGAVVNAVWDLWAKLEGKPVWRLVADMSPEELVRCIDFRYITDCVTPDEALAMLKANEAGKADRIAALEREGYQCYTTSAGWLGYDDAKLRRLCREAVDAGFSHVKMKVGRDLEDDVRRLRIARETVGPGVKLMIDANQVWEVGQAIEWVRKLAFAEPWFIEEPTSPDDIEGHRMIREGVSPVKVATGEMCQNRVIFKQMIMRGAIDVVQIDACRLGGVNEVLAVLLMAAKYGLPVCPHAGGVGLCEYVQHLAMIDYVSIAGTKEGRVVEYVDHLHEHFLDPCEVRDAAYMPPRRPGFSIEMRGDTLRDYQFASKTPGVPA, from the coding sequence ATGACACGTATCGTAGACATGCAGGTCCTCGACCTGCGCTTCCCGACCTCGCAGCATCTCGACGGGTCGGACGCGATGAATCCCGATCCCGACTATTCGGCCGCCTATCTGATCCTCAAGACGGATGGCCCGCACGAGGGGCATGGGCTCACCTTCACCATCGGCCGCGGCAACGAGATCTGCTGCGCGGCGATCCGTGCCATGCGCCACCTCGTCGTCGGCCTCGACATGGCGTGGGTGGCAGCCGACATGGGCCGTTTCTGGCGCCACGTCACCTCGGACAGCCAGCTTCGCTGGATCGGTCCGGACAAGGGCGCGATCCATCTCGCCACCGGCGCGGTGGTCAATGCGGTGTGGGACCTATGGGCCAAGCTCGAAGGCAAGCCCGTGTGGCGGCTGGTCGCCGACATGAGCCCCGAGGAACTCGTCCGCTGCATCGACTTCCGCTACATCACCGATTGTGTGACCCCGGACGAGGCGCTTGCGATGCTGAAGGCGAACGAGGCGGGGAAGGCGGACCGCATCGCCGCGCTCGAGCGTGAAGGCTACCAGTGCTACACGACCTCGGCCGGCTGGCTCGGCTACGACGACGCCAAGCTGCGCCGACTTTGCCGTGAGGCTGTCGATGCCGGTTTCAGTCACGTCAAGATGAAGGTGGGGCGCGATCTCGAGGACGATGTCAGACGACTGCGCATCGCGCGTGAGACCGTTGGTCCCGGCGTCAAGCTGATGATCGACGCCAACCAGGTCTGGGAAGTCGGCCAGGCGATCGAATGGGTGCGTAAGCTCGCTTTCGCGGAGCCGTGGTTCATCGAGGAGCCGACCAGTCCTGACGACATCGAGGGCCACCGCATGATCCGGGAGGGAGTGTCTCCGGTGAAGGTGGCCACCGGCGAGATGTGCCAGAATCGCGTCATCTTCAAGCAGATGATCATGCGCGGCGCCATCGACGTCGTGCAGATCGACGCCTGCCGGCTCGGCGGGGTCAACGAAGTGCTGGCCGTACTGCTGATGGCGGCGAAATACGGCCTGCCGGTCTGTCCGCACGCCGGCGGCGTCGGCCTGTGTGAGTATGTCCAGCACCTGGCCATGATCGACTATGTTTCGATCGCCGGCACCAAGGAGGGCAGGGTGGTCGAATATGTCGACCATCTGCACGAACATTTCCTCGACCCGTGCGAGGTCAGGGACGCTGCCTACATGCCGCCGCGGCGACCGGGCTTCTCGATCGAGATGCGGGGGGATACGCTGCGCGACTATCAATTTGCATCGAAAACCCCGGGGGTGCCGGCATGA
- a CDS encoding ABC transporter permease — translation MSTTATAQTTAAPTPRFGGAQHKLLAFASLIVLVAVFSIASPNFMQTSNILAILQATSVNGVLAIAATLVIITGGIDLSVGTLMTFCAVIAGVVLTYWGLPLPLGIVGAILAGAVCGFCSGSFVAKLKIPPFIATLGMMLILKGLSLVISGTRPIYFNDTPGFSQISLGSIVGSIVPSVPLPNGVLILFLVAIAVSFILSKTALGRYTFALGSNEEAVRLSGVNTDRWKIAVYTLSGAICGIAGLLIASRLNSAQPALGQGYELDAIAAVVIGGTSLSGGRGTVLGTLIGALIMSVLLNGLRILSVAQEWQTVVTGSIIILAVYIDMLRRRRF, via the coding sequence ATGAGCACGACGGCCACCGCGCAGACGACTGCCGCCCCTACGCCGCGTTTCGGCGGCGCGCAGCACAAGCTGCTGGCCTTTGCCAGTTTGATCGTGCTGGTGGCGGTGTTCAGCATCGCTTCGCCCAACTTCATGCAGACCAGCAATATCCTGGCGATTCTTCAGGCGACATCGGTCAACGGGGTGCTGGCGATCGCTGCGACGCTCGTCATCATCACCGGCGGCATCGACCTGTCGGTGGGGACGCTGATGACCTTCTGTGCCGTCATCGCCGGCGTGGTGCTGACCTACTGGGGTCTGCCGCTGCCGCTCGGCATCGTCGGCGCGATCCTCGCAGGTGCCGTTTGCGGCTTCTGTTCGGGCAGCTTCGTCGCTAAGCTGAAGATTCCGCCCTTCATCGCCACGCTCGGCATGATGCTGATCCTGAAGGGCCTGTCGCTGGTGATTTCCGGCACCCGGCCGATCTATTTCAACGATACGCCCGGCTTCAGCCAGATCTCGCTCGGCTCGATCGTCGGCTCGATCGTGCCGTCGGTGCCGCTGCCCAACGGGGTGCTGATCCTGTTCCTTGTCGCGATCGCGGTATCCTTCATTCTGTCGAAAACAGCGCTCGGCCGCTACACCTTCGCGCTCGGGTCGAACGAGGAGGCCGTCCGCCTGTCCGGCGTCAATACCGACCGCTGGAAGATCGCCGTCTATACGCTGTCCGGCGCGATCTGCGGCATCGCCGGCCTGCTCATCGCCTCGCGCCTTAACTCGGCCCAGCCGGCCCTCGGTCAGGGCTACGAACTCGACGCGATAGCAGCCGTCGTCATCGGCGGCACGTCGTTGTCCGGTGGGCGAGGCACGGTTCTTGGCACGCTGATCGGCGCGCTCATCATGAGCGTGCTCCTGAACGGCTTGCGCATCCTATCGGTCGCCCAGGAGTGGCAGACCGTCGTCACCGGCTCGATCATCATCCTCGCGGTCTACATCGACATGCTGAGGAGGCGGAGATTTTGA
- a CDS encoding SDR family oxidoreductase — protein sequence MRLRGKRILVSAAANGIGRGSAIACAAEGADVVAVDISAEGLATLAAENPVIRTHVLDVRDRAAIDAFSRFVGPLDGLFNCAGFVHNGTVLDISEDDWAFSFDLNVTSMYRMIQAMLPGMLERAATTGGASILNMASMASSIKGFPNRTLYGATKAAVIGLTKGVAADFVRRGIRCNALCPGTVDTPSLRGRIAAAPDPVQAEKDFIARQPVGRLATVDDITPLVVYLLSDESKFVTGQAVLVDGGVTI from the coding sequence ATGCGTCTCAGGGGGAAGCGGATCCTCGTATCCGCGGCCGCGAACGGTATCGGTCGGGGGAGCGCCATCGCCTGTGCTGCCGAGGGCGCCGATGTCGTCGCCGTCGACATCAGCGCCGAAGGGCTCGCGACTCTGGCGGCGGAGAATCCCGTGATCCGGACGCATGTCCTCGATGTGCGCGACCGCGCCGCCATCGACGCGTTCTCCCGGTTCGTGGGGCCCCTCGACGGCCTCTTCAACTGCGCCGGCTTTGTCCACAACGGGACCGTGCTCGACATTTCCGAGGACGACTGGGCGTTCAGTTTCGACCTCAACGTCACTTCGATGTACCGGATGATCCAGGCGATGCTGCCCGGGATGCTGGAACGTGCCGCGACGACCGGGGGAGCCTCCATCCTCAACATGGCTTCCATGGCCTCCTCCATCAAAGGCTTCCCGAACCGCACGCTCTACGGCGCCACGAAGGCGGCGGTGATCGGGCTGACGAAAGGTGTTGCGGCGGATTTCGTGCGCCGCGGCATACGCTGCAATGCGCTCTGCCCGGGCACCGTCGACACGCCGTCCCTGCGCGGCCGCATCGCTGCGGCGCCGGATCCCGTCCAGGCGGAAAAGGACTTTATCGCCCGCCAGCCTGTTGGCCGACTTGCGACGGTGGACGACATCACGCCGCTGGTCGTCTACCTGCTCTCCGACGAGTCGAAATTCGTCACCGGTCAAGCCGTGCTGGTCGACGGGGGAGTTACCATCTGA
- a CDS encoding sugar ABC transporter ATP-binding protein has protein sequence MAETRDPVPLVAMAGIDKAFPGVIALKGARFELLPGEVHALMGENGAGKSTLMKILAGIYPRDRGAILIDGNPAEMATPKAAQELGIGIIHQELSLMPHLTAAQNILIGREPRRFGGLLLDEAALNAQAAEILRSMHLVLDPRTVVGGLTIAKQQMVEIAKALSYRSRVLIMDEPTAALTDAEINELFAIIRQLRSEGVGIVYISHKMDELKRIADRVTVMRDGETVGTVPAAETPVETIISMMVGRKLTEEVAIAPDLSAAPIALEVRGLRRGKEIRDISFDLRKGEILGFAGLMGAGRTEVARAIFGADPLEAGEVLVHGRKVTIRQPQDAVRAGIGYLSEDRKHFGLATGMDVRNNIALPSLSRFTGPGGVLREGDMRKVAEGYIAQLAIKTPSDRQEARLLSGGNQQKVVIAKWLLRDCDILIFDEPTRGIDVGAKNEIYRLLTGLAEQGKAIIVISSELPEVLRLAHRIAVMCEGRLTGFLPGGASQEEIMRLATQRPAAVAA, from the coding sequence ATGGCCGAGACCCGCGATCCCGTGCCGCTGGTCGCCATGGCCGGCATCGACAAGGCCTTTCCGGGGGTGATTGCGCTCAAGGGTGCGCGGTTCGAACTCCTGCCCGGCGAGGTGCATGCGCTGATGGGCGAGAACGGCGCCGGCAAATCGACGCTGATGAAGATTCTCGCCGGCATCTACCCGCGCGACCGCGGTGCGATCCTGATCGACGGCAACCCGGCCGAAATGGCCACGCCTAAGGCGGCGCAGGAACTCGGCATCGGCATCATCCACCAGGAACTGTCTTTGATGCCGCACCTCACTGCGGCGCAGAACATCCTGATCGGCCGCGAACCGCGCCGCTTCGGCGGGCTGCTGCTGGACGAGGCGGCGCTCAACGCACAGGCTGCGGAGATCCTGAGGAGCATGCACCTGGTGCTCGATCCGCGCACCGTCGTCGGCGGCCTCACCATCGCCAAGCAGCAGATGGTCGAGATCGCCAAGGCGCTCTCCTATCGCTCGCGCGTGCTGATCATGGACGAGCCGACGGCGGCGCTCACCGACGCCGAGATCAACGAACTTTTCGCCATCATCCGGCAGCTCCGCAGCGAAGGCGTCGGCATCGTTTACATCTCGCACAAGATGGACGAACTGAAGCGCATCGCCGACCGCGTGACGGTGATGCGCGACGGCGAGACGGTCGGCACGGTGCCGGCGGCCGAGACCCCCGTCGAGACCATCATCTCGATGATGGTCGGGCGCAAGTTGACCGAGGAGGTTGCGATCGCTCCCGACCTGTCGGCCGCGCCCATCGCGCTCGAAGTACGCGGGCTCAGGCGCGGCAAAGAGATCCGGGACATTTCCTTCGACCTGCGCAAGGGTGAGATCCTCGGCTTCGCCGGGCTGATGGGGGCGGGAAGGACGGAAGTCGCGCGCGCGATCTTCGGTGCGGACCCGCTCGAGGCGGGCGAGGTTCTGGTTCACGGCCGCAAGGTGACGATCCGCCAGCCGCAGGACGCCGTTCGCGCCGGCATCGGCTACCTGTCCGAGGACCGCAAGCACTTCGGTCTCGCCACGGGGATGGACGTTCGCAACAACATCGCGCTGCCGTCGCTGTCGCGGTTCACCGGTCCCGGCGGTGTGCTGCGGGAAGGAGATATGCGCAAGGTGGCGGAAGGCTACATCGCGCAGCTCGCCATCAAGACGCCGTCCGACCGGCAGGAGGCCCGGCTGCTGTCGGGGGGCAACCAGCAGAAAGTCGTCATTGCCAAGTGGCTGCTCCGCGACTGCGATATCCTGATCTTCGACGAGCCGACACGCGGCATCGACGTCGGCGCCAAGAACGAAATCTACCGGCTGCTGACCGGTCTGGCAGAGCAGGGCAAGGCGATCATTGTCATCTCCTCCGAACTGCCGGAAGTGCTGCGGCTTGCCCATCGCATCGCGGTGATGTGCGAGGGAAGACTGACCGGATTCCTGCCGGGTGGCGCCTCGCAGGAGGAAATCATGCGGCTCGCCACGCAGCGCCCGGCTGCGGTGGCCGCGTAG